The following coding sequences are from one Clostridioides difficile ATCC 9689 = DSM 1296 window:
- a CDS encoding VOC family protein, with product MKFGGVLLIVKDINKSKKFYEDVMEQKITLDLGEHVSFENGFGLQSNYKAIIGYDLPIYQQSNNFQLYFEVNDIKQWESKINRIGNIEFLHYIKEYPWGQRTFRFYDFDKNIIEISESMESVIKRLLKQGLALEEISKRTMYPVEFITQFQQL from the coding sequence ATGAAATTTGGAGGAGTATTGCTAATTGTAAAAGACATAAATAAATCAAAAAAGTTTTATGAAGATGTTATGGAGCAAAAAATCACATTAGATTTAGGAGAACATGTATCATTTGAAAATGGATTTGGATTACAAAGTAATTATAAAGCTATAATTGGATATGATTTACCAATATATCAACAATCAAATAACTTTCAGTTGTATTTTGAGGTTAATGACATCAAACAATGGGAAAGTAAGATAAATAGAATAGGAAATATTGAATTTTTGCATTATATAAAAGAATACCCATGGGGTCAAAGAACTTTTAGGTTTTATGATTTTGATAAAAATATTATAGAAATTTCAGAAAGTATGGAAAGCGTCATAAAGAGACTTTTAAAACAAGGTTTAGCTTTAGAAGAAATTTCAAAACGCACTATGTATCCAGTTGAATTTATTACACAATTTCAACAATTATAA
- a CDS encoding helix-turn-helix domain-containing protein gives MLKKESIHFINKNRSLIVCEDNFVYLLPCIQLRNWISNFTISFPNQTIISDNYTIIPHGSVTLVFFYDATGLHSLLFGPTTKPKTVGNIANRCDVILIIEFQPAGFFPLIGIQQSELIDKVVPFSIINTSLDLEIKKIFNESLSIDKLILKLEELLISNIKIEYSYEFILAIQLIIQNSGNISSQEISKKVFYSSRHLNRLFNQYLGLSMKSFSRLVRINKSIKLLNNNKTSLMSICNELGFYDIPHFIKDFKIVCGITPQKYRANMSDFYSEIAKF, from the coding sequence ATGTTAAAAAAAGAAAGTATTCATTTTATAAATAAAAATAGGTCACTTATAGTTTGTGAAGACAATTTTGTTTATCTCTTGCCTTGTATACAATTAAGAAATTGGATATCGAATTTTACTATATCGTTTCCAAATCAAACAATAATTTCTGATAATTACACGATTATTCCTCATGGAAGTGTAACTTTGGTGTTTTTTTATGATGCCACAGGGTTACATAGTCTATTATTTGGTCCAACTACTAAACCAAAAACAGTAGGAAATATTGCTAATAGATGTGATGTTATACTAATTATAGAATTTCAACCTGCTGGTTTTTTCCCGCTTATAGGTATACAGCAAAGTGAACTTATTGATAAAGTTGTTCCATTTTCTATAATTAATACTTCATTAGATTTAGAAATTAAAAAAATATTTAATGAATCTTTATCTATAGATAAATTGATTTTAAAGTTGGAAGAATTATTGATTTCTAATATTAAAATTGAATACTCATATGAGTTTATTTTGGCAATTCAGTTGATTATTCAAAACTCTGGAAATATATCTTCACAAGAAATTTCTAAAAAAGTATTTTATAGTTCTAGGCATTTAAACAGACTCTTTAATCAGTACCTAGGGTTGAGTATGAAGTCATTTTCTCGTTTGGTACGTATTAATAAATCTATAAAACTTCTAAACAATAATAAAACTTCATTGATGTCTATATGTAATGAATTAGGATTCTATGATATACCACATTTTATTAAAGATTTTAAAATTGTCTGTGGAATAACTCCTCAAAAATACCGAGCTAATATGTCTGATTTTTACAGTGAAATTGCAAAATTTTAA
- a CDS encoding FtsX-like permease family protein — protein MKIILKYIFTNIKERKIRTAVMLLSIVLSTVLLFVSFSIGLSYESAQRKMAKGMYGTATISVQSKNPDILTNLEDIPDLNAIKSKVGVLESSAIYNKGGYYEEFSLISADLSQLNKINKPRLENGDSITDFSGDKIILPNRFTSKYKIKKGDSITLQIYGKSYTFQVSDIASYDTVFLRNTRGVNALLPKETLSKIINKGSGYTRILIESEEEITENLVNKLSKELSTEKYMVSNTINETKIISDARQKTMPFFLISFFALTLSIFIIYSSYKVITLERLPFIGTFRSIGANEKTVTRILMLESILYGSIGGLIAIPIGVVVLNLMLHGLGNSLEQGISIPVVISPIGVIISVIVAIIVSSFSAYIPVKKASHLPIKNIVLGTVEEKNVSNRSILFIGSIMFILSILLPRISPENTLYLAGGFSLLGLIVATIVLIPLITDIMSIVFEFVYKNILGNEGKLAARNMKNNKNIIQNITLLFISISAVIAISVVGNFVKTYITDVFRDAELQGFADGKMNEEFIEDVRHMDGIKKILPLYVMNNEISGNGVTLSRLEGTDNIKLYNSMFGINYTNFEIKKQVIEAFNDKRSVILNEDTLKKVGLSIGDTITLSNDKYDFSYKIVGSFKSRANDVEAVIPSHYAVNDFDKTNYGFLVYTAVNPDAVMIQIRYLFGDTYNWSRTVEEFNNDSLNTISSFLSPMNKMTYFIFLLATVGIINNLLINYIQKRRSIAMYKSIGLSDKQNIKVTLIEGFTSGLLGAVIGIVISILEIQTIFIVAGPKISMKPDLDFKTFIIVGLLGIIVTLIGSIVPIIKGKKMKLIEEIKFE, from the coding sequence TTGAAAATTATATTAAAGTATATTTTCACAAATATTAAAGAACGAAAAATTAGAACAGCAGTTATGTTATTGTCCATAGTTTTATCAACAGTTTTACTTTTTGTTTCATTCTCAATTGGATTATCTTATGAAAGTGCACAAAGAAAAATGGCAAAAGGTATGTATGGTACAGCGACTATATCTGTCCAAAGTAAAAATCCAGATATATTAACCAATTTAGAAGACATACCTGATTTAAATGCTATAAAATCAAAGGTTGGTGTATTGGAAAGCTCTGCTATTTATAATAAAGGGGGATACTATGAAGAATTTAGTCTTATATCAGCAGACTTAAGTCAACTAAATAAAATCAACAAGCCACGATTAGAAAATGGCGATAGTATTACTGATTTTTCTGGTGATAAAATTATTCTTCCAAATCGCTTTACATCAAAATATAAAATAAAAAAAGGTGATTCTATTACTTTGCAGATTTATGGAAAGTCTTATACTTTTCAAGTTAGTGATATTGCATCTTATGATACAGTATTTTTGAGGAACACAAGAGGTGTAAATGCACTGCTACCCAAAGAGACTCTATCAAAAATTATAAATAAAGGCAGTGGATATACAAGAATTCTTATAGAGTCAGAAGAAGAAATTACAGAAAATCTAGTAAATAAATTATCCAAAGAACTTTCTACTGAAAAATATATGGTATCAAATACTATAAATGAAACTAAGATAATTTCAGATGCTAGACAAAAGACAATGCCTTTCTTTTTAATAAGTTTTTTTGCATTAACCCTTAGTATATTTATAATATACAGCAGTTATAAGGTTATTACATTAGAACGTCTTCCTTTTATTGGAACATTTAGAAGTATTGGTGCCAATGAAAAAACTGTAACTCGTATATTGATGCTTGAAAGTATATTATACGGAAGTATAGGAGGATTAATTGCTATTCCTATTGGTGTAGTTGTTTTAAATTTAATGCTTCATGGGTTAGGAAATTCTCTCGAGCAAGGAATATCAATTCCAGTAGTAATATCACCCATTGGAGTGATTATATCTGTTATAGTAGCAATAATCGTTTCTTCATTTAGTGCATATATACCTGTTAAAAAAGCTAGCCATTTGCCGATAAAAAATATTGTACTAGGAACAGTAGAAGAAAAGAATGTTTCAAATCGTTCTATACTTTTTATAGGAAGTATAATGTTTATTTTATCTATTTTACTTCCAAGAATATCCCCTGAAAATACATTGTATCTAGCTGGTGGATTTTCATTACTGGGATTAATTGTAGCTACTATTGTGTTGATTCCTCTTATTACTGATATCATGTCTATAGTTTTTGAGTTTGTTTATAAAAATATTTTAGGGAATGAGGGTAAATTAGCTGCTAGAAATATGAAAAATAACAAAAATATAATACAGAATATCACTTTACTATTTATAAGTATTTCTGCAGTTATTGCAATAAGTGTTGTTGGTAACTTTGTCAAAACTTATATAACAGATGTGTTTCGTGACGCAGAATTACAAGGTTTTGCAGATGGAAAGATGAATGAAGAGTTTATTGAAGATGTTAGACATATGGATGGAATTAAAAAAATATTACCTCTTTATGTTATGAATAATGAGATTTCTGGTAATGGTGTAACATTATCAAGACTAGAGGGTACAGATAATATAAAACTATATAACTCTATGTTTGGAATCAATTATACAAATTTTGAGATAAAAAAACAAGTAATAGAAGCTTTTAATGATAAACGTTCTGTTATTTTGAATGAAGATACTCTAAAAAAAGTAGGCTTATCTATAGGAGATACAATAACTCTATCTAATGATAAGTATGATTTTTCTTATAAAATAGTAGGTAGTTTTAAATCCCGTGCAAATGATGTAGAAGCTGTTATACCATCACATTATGCAGTTAATGATTTTGATAAAACTAATTATGGTTTTTTAGTATATACAGCAGTCAATCCAGATGCTGTTATGATTCAGATAAGATATTTATTTGGAGATACATATAATTGGAGTCGTACAGTTGAAGAATTTAATAATGATTCTTTAAATACTATAAGTAGTTTTTTGTCTCCTATGAATAAGATGACCTATTTCATTTTTCTTCTTGCTACAGTAGGTATTATTAATAATCTACTGATTAATTATATTCAAAAAAGACGTTCTATAGCTATGTATAAATCTATAGGACTAAGTGATAAACAAAATATAAAAGTAACATTGATTGAAGGGTTTACTTCAGGTTTACTTGGAGCTGTTATTGGTATTGTGATATCTATACTTGAGATTCAAACTATCTTTATAGTTGCAGGACCAAAAATTTCAATGAAACCAGATTTAGATTTTAAAACATTTATTATTGTTGGGTTATTGGGAATTATAGTAACTTTAATAGGTTCAATAGTGCCTATTATAAAAGGGAAGAAAATGAAACTGATAGAAGAAATTAAGTTTGAATAA
- a CDS encoding VOC family protein has protein sequence MQKTKAWGIIEPEKPESQQQMAHMDFAVNDLEEAVQYAIHCGATIAEEQFTDDWRVMIDPAGHPFCLCQMKSIMESSHFSLL, from the coding sequence TTGCAAAAAACAAAGGCTTGGGGCATAATAGAACCAGAAAAACCTGAATCTCAACAACAAATGGCTCATATGGATTTCGCTGTTAATGATTTAGAAGAAGCAGTTCAATATGCAATTCATTGTGGAGCTACAATCGCAGAGGAGCAATTTACTGATGACTGGAGAGTTATGATTGACCCAGCTGGACACCCTTTTTGCTTATGTCAGATGAAATCAATTATGGAAAGTAGCCATTTTTCATTGTTATAG
- a CDS encoding ABC transporter ATP-binding protein: MKITHNSLAVEAKNIIKEYKIGNTTTRVLKEVSLQVMKGEFVSIMGQSGSGKSTLLYILGGLDTPTSGKVYMNGADISHFNDEKMSIIRRRNIGFVFQFYNLIPNLNVEENIMLPLLLDGKNLKDYKNQLDEILDIVGLTDRRKHTPRELSGGQQQRVAIARALIGKPEILFADEPTGNLDSKTGIEIIDLLNKINRDNGQTIIMVTHSPEAAKSSSRTITVSDGLIV; encoded by the coding sequence ATGAAAATTACACATAATAGTTTAGCTGTAGAAGCAAAAAATATTATCAAAGAATATAAAATTGGAAATACAACAACTCGAGTGTTAAAAGAGGTATCTTTACAAGTAATGAAAGGTGAATTTGTTTCTATCATGGGTCAATCTGGTTCTGGTAAAAGTACTCTTTTATATATTTTAGGTGGTTTAGATACTCCAACGAGCGGAAAAGTGTATATGAATGGAGCTGATATATCACATTTTAATGATGAGAAAATGAGCATAATACGTCGTAGAAATATAGGATTCGTGTTTCAATTTTATAACTTAATACCAAATTTAAATGTGGAGGAAAATATAATGCTTCCTTTGTTATTAGATGGTAAAAATTTAAAAGATTATAAAAATCAATTAGATGAAATCTTAGATATAGTTGGTTTAACTGATAGACGTAAACATACACCACGAGAGTTATCTGGTGGTCAGCAACAACGTGTTGCTATAGCTCGAGCTTTAATTGGAAAACCAGAGATTTTATTTGCTGATGAGCCTACTGGAAATTTAGATAGTAAAACAGGGATAGAAATAATAGATTTACTGAATAAAATAAACAGAGACAATGGACAAACTATAATTATGGTAACTCACTCACCAGAAGCAGCCAAAAGTAGTAGTCGTACTATTACAGTTTCAGATGGTTTAATTGTATAA